One Thermoanaerobacter pseudethanolicus ATCC 33223 DNA window includes the following coding sequences:
- a CDS encoding ParM/StbA family protein: MFKIGLDLGYGYTKGINETGRMVLFPSLVGNAYQRNLIGLFGQNLNNLIENMHVVLRNGKEEQEEYFIGDLARREGRNVSYAFDENKINHPNTKAVLASASALLFPSNDEPVHIVSGLPLEQYIHQKDELRDMLKNFKAIVEFKGYNILKIVKFDRVTVFPQAAGAVYYAIMDDLQKYLIKGSYIGLIDIGYRTTDYIVFVVDGKLSLREDLSGTLDIGMSQLNNAADKLFTQKTGSKLDIPELIQLVNEGSIFYRGKVLNFEKELNEVKLEISRVIQDRIKAVWGSKLDFFNTIFLAGGGAVSLFDSLKNLYENTVLVKNSQFANAKGFLKVAELEEKKERDRE, translated from the coding sequence ATGTTTAAAATAGGGCTTGATTTGGGATATGGATATACCAAGGGGATAAATGAAACAGGAAGAATGGTCCTTTTTCCTTCCCTAGTTGGGAATGCATATCAGAGAAATCTAATAGGGCTGTTTGGTCAGAATCTGAACAACCTTATTGAAAATATGCACGTAGTTTTAAGAAATGGGAAAGAAGAGCAGGAGGAATATTTTATTGGTGATTTAGCAAGAAGAGAAGGGCGAAATGTAAGCTATGCCTTTGATGAGAATAAAATAAATCATCCTAACACAAAAGCGGTCCTAGCCAGTGCCTCAGCACTTCTATTTCCCTCAAATGATGAGCCTGTACACATTGTGTCAGGCCTTCCTTTAGAGCAGTACATCCATCAGAAAGACGAGCTTAGAGATATGCTTAAAAATTTCAAAGCAATTGTTGAGTTTAAAGGATACAACATCTTAAAGATAGTCAAATTCGACAGGGTAACAGTTTTCCCTCAAGCTGCAGGCGCAGTGTACTATGCCATAATGGACGATTTGCAGAAGTACCTCATAAAAGGAAGCTACATAGGGCTTATTGACATAGGCTACAGAACAACAGACTATATAGTTTTTGTTGTCGATGGGAAGCTGTCACTGAGAGAAGACCTTTCGGGTACTTTAGACATAGGCATGTCTCAGCTAAACAATGCTGCTGATAAATTATTTACTCAGAAGACCGGCTCTAAGCTTGATATACCCGAGCTCATTCAGCTTGTGAATGAAGGAAGCATATTTTACAGAGGAAAAGTTTTGAACTTTGAAAAAGAGCTGAATGAGGTAAAGCTTGAGATATCCCGTGTAATACAGGACAGAATAAAGGCTGTATGGGGAAGCAAGCTGGACTTCTTCAACACAATTTTCCTAGCGGGAGGTGGGGCAGTAAGCCTATTTGACAGCTTAAAGAACCTGTATGAAAACACAGTGCTGGTTAAAAATTCTCAGTTTGCCAATGCAAAAGGCTTTCTTAAAGTAGCCGAACTGGAGGAGAAAAAAGAGAGGGATAGGGAATGA
- a CDS encoding DUF6710 family protein, whose translation MDQAYEFKYALEFTHQVLKNEKTKEDKILILDFMLDVIREDLKYDFLTAIFYREEYFEKGVRIPLPFPYSYYDETGTKRSIYENVVGIKKVYLAEECILVFPWHRGRIRESIKNIGKNEFQYDEFNHKAFYFSPVNICFVYNGMHSTAAGIGFKKGYIKANNYDVTKLFPHVHTDGLYWYNSHNNQKLEELFDFRIGVIYEISKIKHYIEKDIT comes from the coding sequence GTGGACCAAGCTTATGAGTTTAAATATGCTCTTGAATTTACTCATCAGGTCTTAAAAAATGAAAAGACAAAAGAGGATAAGATTTTGATATTAGATTTTATGCTTGATGTGATTAGAGAAGATTTAAAATATGACTTTCTTACAGCTATTTTTTACAGGGAAGAATATTTTGAAAAAGGAGTAAGAATACCTCTGCCTTTTCCTTATTCCTATTATGACGAAACGGGAACAAAAAGGTCAATCTATGAAAATGTGGTAGGAATAAAAAAAGTGTACCTAGCCGAAGAATGCATTTTAGTCTTTCCGTGGCACAGAGGAAGGATAAGAGAAAGTATTAAAAACATAGGTAAAAATGAGTTTCAATACGATGAATTTAATCATAAAGCTTTCTATTTCTCCCCTGTAAATATTTGTTTTGTATATAACGGAATGCATTCTACAGCTGCGGGAATTGGGTTCAAAAAAGGTTATATTAAAGCTAATAACTATGATGTCACTAAACTCTTTCCTCATGTACACACTGATGGACTTTACTGGTATAACAGTCACAACAACCAAAAGTTAGAGGAGTTATTTGATTTTCGAATTGGTGTTATCTATGAAATCTCAAAGATAAAACACTATATCGAGAAGGATATTACTTAA
- the ltrA gene encoding group II intron reverse transcriptase/maturase, giving the protein MDSKDMQRLQTTQQRGYPLNREMEFQKTTEVHSISSASKDRRNDVQRYTSKMLEMIVERGNMRAAYKRVVANKGSHGVDGMEVDELLPYLKENWATIKQQLLEGKYKPQPVRRVEISKPDGGVRLLGIPTALDRLIQQAIAQILNRVYNHTFSDSSYGFRPGRSAKDAIKAAEAYINEGYTWVVDMDLEKFFDRVNHDIIMSKLEKRIGDKRVLKLIRRYLESGVMINGIKVSTEEGTPQGGPLSPLLANIMLDELDKELEKRGHKFCRYADDCNIYVKSRSAGNRVMKSIKKFIESKLKLKVNEAKSAVDRPWRRKFLGFSFYTKENEVRIRIHEKSIKRFKEKVREITNRNKGISMENRIKRLNQITTGWVNYFGLADAKSIMKTLDEWIRRRLRACIWKQWKKIKTKHDNLVKLGVEEQKAWEYANTRKGYWRISNSPILNKTLTNKYFESIGYKSLSQRYLIVHNS; this is encoded by the coding sequence ATGGACTCGAAAGATATGCAGAGACTGCAGACAACTCAACAAAGAGGCTATCCGTTGAATAGAGAAATGGAATTTCAAAAGACAACGGAAGTGCATAGTATATCATCGGCGTCAAAAGATAGAAGAAACGATGTACAAAGATATACCAGCAAGATGCTTGAAATGATAGTAGAACGAGGAAACATGAGAGCAGCATACAAGCGCGTTGTTGCAAATAAAGGAAGCCATGGAGTCGATGGGATGGAAGTAGATGAACTTCTACCGTATCTCAAAGAAAACTGGGCAACCATAAAACAACAACTGCTGGAGGGGAAATACAAACCACAACCAGTGCGAAGAGTAGAAATTTCCAAACCAGATGGAGGAGTAAGACTACTAGGAATACCTACAGCACTAGATAGGCTAATACAACAAGCAATAGCCCAAATACTAAATAGAGTCTACAACCATACATTTTCTGATAGCAGTTATGGATTTAGACCAGGACGCAGTGCAAAAGACGCAATAAAAGCCGCAGAAGCATATATAAATGAAGGATATACATGGGTTGTAGATATGGACTTAGAAAAGTTCTTTGACAGAGTAAACCACGACATAATAATGTCCAAACTAGAAAAGCGGATAGGAGACAAAAGAGTACTAAAGTTAATAAGAAGATACTTAGAATCAGGAGTAATGATAAACGGAATCAAAGTATCAACAGAAGAAGGAACACCCCAAGGAGGGCCATTAAGTCCCCTATTAGCAAACATAATGTTGGACGAACTAGACAAAGAACTTGAAAAGAGAGGACACAAATTCTGTCGGTACGCAGATGACTGCAACATATATGTAAAAAGCAGGTCTGCAGGAAACAGAGTAATGAAGAGCATAAAGAAATTCATAGAAAGCAAATTAAAACTAAAAGTCAACGAAGCAAAAAGTGCTGTAGATAGACCATGGAGAAGAAAATTTCTTGGATTTTCATTCTACACAAAAGAAAACGAAGTAAGAATAAGAATCCATGAAAAATCCATCAAAAGGTTTAAGGAAAAAGTAAGAGAAATAACCAATCGGAACAAGGGAATAAGCATGGAAAACAGAATAAAAAGACTAAATCAAATAACAACAGGATGGGTCAACTATTTTGGATTAGCAGACGCGAAAAGCATAATGAAAACCCTTGACGAATGGATAAGGCGAAGACTAAGGGCATGTATATGGAAACAATGGAAGAAGATAAAAACGAAGCATGATAACTTAGTAAAACTAGGAGTAGAAGAACAAAAAGCCTGGGAATACGCCAATACAAGGAAAGGCTACTGGAGAATATCCAATAGCCCAATCCTAAATAAGACTCTTACAAATAAATACTTTGAAAGCATAGGTTATAAGAGTTTATCCCAAAGATATCTAATTGTACACAATTCCTAA
- the mobP3 gene encoding MobP3 family relaxase, with protein MSSPFVMKIAFYPPTAKNQARNSAHVQYIATRPGADKGELSIEDELEPDTPEWHTKYMHERPGSHGLFTAEEEIPDLGEVQKELKNHNGIVWRMVLSLKEDDAVRLGYTTRESWEKVLRAALPEAAAKMGIPESNLRWAAAFHQTKGHPHVHVILWEKEPKRTRGVLSHGERKDIRKIFIREIYAKERLALTAEKSAVRDLIRDTARSDIVNVLRKVESARVKVRALDGGKPGLPPPLDQTTRDELLEKLKELSKIMPQKGRIALAYMPSEVKEKAKEITDWLLKQPGFSQSVERYKDLAKELASHYTTNPEVLEKAAEKAYEDIQKRVAQIVLKGAAALQKDPSKVINTVWRSAWRALERERLRAEAEASIAAQKEMEKKRRMAERGESREI; from the coding sequence ATGAGCTCTCCTTTTGTAATGAAGATAGCTTTTTATCCTCCAACAGCTAAAAACCAAGCAAGGAACAGTGCCCACGTTCAGTACATTGCAACAAGGCCGGGAGCAGACAAAGGAGAGCTCAGCATAGAAGATGAATTGGAGCCAGACACTCCTGAGTGGCACACAAAGTACATGCACGAAAGGCCTGGAAGCCACGGACTTTTCACTGCTGAGGAGGAAATACCTGACTTGGGAGAAGTTCAAAAGGAGCTTAAAAACCACAATGGCATTGTCTGGAGAATGGTTTTATCTTTGAAAGAAGATGATGCTGTAAGATTGGGCTACACAACAAGAGAGTCATGGGAAAAAGTATTAAGAGCGGCACTTCCTGAAGCTGCAGCAAAAATGGGTATTCCAGAATCAAACCTAAGATGGGCAGCTGCTTTTCATCAGACAAAAGGTCATCCTCATGTGCATGTAATACTATGGGAGAAAGAACCCAAGCGCACTAGAGGAGTGCTCTCACATGGCGAAAGAAAAGACATAAGAAAAATATTTATTCGTGAAATATACGCAAAAGAAAGGCTGGCACTTACAGCAGAAAAATCAGCAGTAAGGGACTTAATAAGGGATACAGCAAGAAGCGACATTGTGAATGTCTTAAGAAAAGTTGAAAGTGCGAGGGTAAAAGTGAGAGCATTAGACGGAGGAAAACCCGGCCTCCCCCCTCCTCTTGACCAAACTACAAGAGATGAGCTTTTAGAAAAGCTAAAAGAGCTATCAAAAATTATGCCTCAAAAAGGACGCATTGCTCTTGCATATATGCCTTCTGAAGTAAAAGAAAAAGCAAAGGAAATTACAGACTGGCTTTTAAAGCAGCCCGGCTTTTCTCAATCTGTTGAAAGATACAAAGACCTTGCCAAAGAGCTGGCCAGCCACTACACCACCAATCCAGAAGTTTTAGAAAAAGCGGCAGAAAAAGCATATGAAGACATACAGAAAAGAGTAGCTCAAATTGTATTAAAAGGCGCAGCAGCGCTTCAGAAAGATCCATCAAAGGTTATAAATACCGTATGGCGCTCAGCATGGAGAGCTCTAGAAAGAGAAAGATTAAGAGCAGAAGCAGAGGCAAGTATTGCAGCTCAAAAAGAAATGGAGAAGAAAAGAAGAATGGCAGAAAGAGGTGAAAGCCGTGAGATTTAG
- a CDS encoding VirD4-like conjugal transfer protein, CD1115 family, translating to MRFRIIVAVLILMLDFLFAPFLLIFPLYAKDYGFKEGLPKWEAYIKERPLSGISLLLKKEDIKTTWLWLQPAVFAALISVLFPIYGRRKRKTDELGLPEAAGQGQHGTARWRTEKEISKTFTVWNTNNNPPKGGFVVGFNSSNSKAWLDTGDTHGLVIGATRSGKSRRIILPTIWTLARAGESMIVSDPKGELHSYSFKYLKELGYKVILIDLRNPYRGNQWNPVLEIATKLEIGDYSTASQNAWDIANIITNQQPHIGVDPIWPQSQESLTAALILAVASSAPHEAKHLGSVYEILHRLGADGGELLDKYFRSVPREHPAASAYGVAALSEDRLRSSIFTGTAAQLRLWSDPAVIWLTSDQDHELDAVGKEKAAVFIVIPDERSTRNVLATLYISQAYQALVDLANKNGGRLAQRVNFVLDEFGNLPPIPDFDKKITVAAGRGMRFLLAVQDISQIKAKYRELAQTITGNCAVWVYILTTDLETARIISGKTGQYTIRTESYSSQVKHTDYSHGTTEGLTGRPLLLPDEVLRWPQDRALILQARQNPAILPLPDLSMWPASKDLIPSALEELKKEVMSVPVWIPEIEFLEEEKNEEIDRTNKNLLSKLR from the coding sequence GTGAGATTTAGAATTATAGTAGCAGTTCTAATTCTCATGCTTGATTTTTTATTTGCGCCTTTTTTATTAATCTTTCCACTATATGCTAAAGATTACGGCTTTAAAGAAGGACTACCTAAGTGGGAGGCATATATAAAAGAGAGGCCTTTATCAGGAATATCTTTGCTTTTAAAAAAAGAGGATATAAAAACTACATGGCTGTGGCTACAGCCTGCTGTTTTTGCAGCTTTAATTTCTGTACTTTTTCCTATCTATGGAAGGAGAAAAAGAAAAACTGATGAGTTGGGTCTTCCTGAAGCTGCAGGACAAGGACAGCATGGAACTGCAAGGTGGAGAACAGAAAAAGAAATATCAAAAACTTTTACAGTATGGAATACAAACAACAACCCCCCGAAAGGGGGCTTTGTTGTAGGCTTTAATTCTTCTAATTCAAAGGCATGGCTTGATACAGGAGATACTCATGGATTAGTTATAGGTGCAACAAGAAGCGGTAAATCAAGAAGAATAATATTACCAACTATATGGACTCTTGCAAGGGCAGGAGAAAGTATGATTGTATCTGACCCTAAAGGAGAACTGCACAGTTACTCATTTAAATATTTAAAAGAACTTGGATATAAGGTCATACTAATAGATTTAAGAAATCCATACAGAGGGAATCAGTGGAATCCAGTTTTAGAGATAGCTACTAAACTTGAGATTGGTGATTATTCTACTGCAAGTCAGAATGCATGGGATATAGCAAACATAATAACAAATCAACAGCCACATATAGGGGTAGATCCTATATGGCCTCAGTCACAAGAAAGTCTTACTGCTGCTTTAATACTTGCTGTTGCTTCTTCTGCACCACATGAGGCAAAACATTTGGGAAGTGTTTATGAGATACTTCACCGATTAGGTGCAGATGGAGGAGAACTGCTGGATAAATATTTTCGCTCTGTTCCGAGAGAACACCCTGCAGCCTCAGCCTATGGAGTCGCAGCCTTATCAGAAGATAGATTAAGAAGCTCAATATTTACAGGAACAGCAGCACAGCTGAGGCTCTGGAGTGATCCTGCAGTTATATGGCTTACATCTGATCAAGACCATGAATTAGATGCAGTGGGGAAAGAAAAAGCAGCTGTGTTTATAGTCATCCCTGATGAAAGGAGCACACGAAACGTACTGGCTACACTTTATATTTCTCAAGCCTATCAAGCTTTAGTTGACCTTGCAAATAAGAACGGAGGAAGACTTGCGCAAAGAGTAAACTTTGTTTTGGACGAATTTGGAAATCTTCCTCCAATACCTGACTTTGATAAGAAAATCACTGTAGCAGCAGGACGAGGAATGAGGTTTTTGCTGGCTGTTCAGGATATATCACAGATTAAAGCGAAATACAGAGAATTAGCTCAAACAATTACAGGAAACTGTGCTGTCTGGGTGTATATACTAACGACAGATTTAGAAACAGCAAGGATAATAAGTGGAAAAACAGGACAATACACAATAAGAACTGAAAGCTATTCTTCTCAAGTTAAACACACTGACTACAGTCACGGCACAACAGAAGGCCTTACAGGAAGGCCTCTTTTACTTCCTGATGAAGTTTTAAGATGGCCTCAAGACAGAGCACTTATACTTCAGGCAAGGCAGAATCCTGCAATACTTCCACTGCCGGATTTGTCAATGTGGCCAGCTTCTAAGGATTTAATTCCTTCTGCTTTAGAAGAACTTAAAAAGGAGGTGATGTCAGTACCTGTATGGATACCTGAGATTGAATTTTTAGAAGAGGAGAAAAATGAAGAGATAGACAGAACTAATAAAAATTTATTATCAAAATTAAGATAA
- a CDS encoding conjugal transfer protein TrbL family protein gives MFSAITNMISDAVTNFFQNLLESLVSMFTSFFGDEMAVALKILNTPYITNGIKLAQIIAGTLLALKVAAEALKTYILYNSGDSSAQPLELVKRTAFAAAMVSTSPWLVTKVYTFGADLAKEVAALPAVKLENPVLNIVSDISQMSTALLLILLAVIVIWILILIQTAIRAVEIAFIAVSGPIMAVGLTRPDEGVWSVWWRELVVLSLSQAVQTFMIRGFLSTIANMYFTSEILSKLMLIGWLWVAFKTPSVLRQFAYHSGVGGAVGQAAQSAGSMYIMRKMIMKG, from the coding sequence TTGTTTAGTGCTATCACAAACATGATTTCAGATGCAGTTACAAACTTTTTTCAGAATTTGCTTGAAAGTTTAGTAAGTATGTTTACTTCATTTTTTGGCGATGAAATGGCAGTTGCTCTTAAAATACTCAATACTCCATATATCACAAATGGGATTAAATTAGCACAGATAATAGCAGGAACATTACTTGCTTTAAAGGTTGCGGCTGAGGCACTAAAGACATATATTCTATACAACTCAGGAGATTCTTCAGCACAGCCTTTAGAACTTGTCAAAAGAACTGCTTTTGCTGCTGCAATGGTTTCAACTTCGCCGTGGTTGGTTACAAAGGTATATACTTTTGGTGCAGATTTAGCAAAAGAAGTAGCAGCTTTGCCTGCTGTTAAGCTTGAAAATCCTGTTTTAAATATAGTTTCAGACATTTCGCAAATGTCAACTGCTTTACTGCTAATTCTTTTAGCAGTAATAGTGATATGGATTTTAATTTTAATTCAAACTGCAATAAGGGCTGTTGAAATTGCTTTTATAGCTGTTTCAGGTCCAATTATGGCAGTGGGACTTACACGGCCAGATGAAGGTGTGTGGTCTGTATGGTGGAGAGAGCTTGTTGTATTGTCACTATCTCAAGCGGTACAGACATTTATGATTAGAGGATTTTTATCTACAATTGCAAATATGTATTTTACGAGTGAGATTTTGAGTAAATTAATGCTTATAGGCTGGCTGTGGGTAGCTTTTAAAACTCCGTCTGTTTTAAGGCAATTTGCATATCACAGCGGAGTTGGAGGTGCAGTTGGACAGGCTGCACAGTCTGCAGGAAGTATGTATATAATGCGCAAGATGATAATGAAAGGGTGA
- a CDS encoding PrgI family mobile element protein, translating into MYQVPKNISAKFEFFPGFGWKELFFVLIGLSIGLFVYLILSIFTKSIIRYLIVLILTGLSYFAVVPGPDGNSVFSLIKYYLVISQINLAQNR; encoded by the coding sequence TTGTATCAGGTACCCAAAAATATTTCTGCAAAGTTTGAGTTTTTTCCGGGATTTGGATGGAAAGAGCTCTTTTTTGTACTTATTGGACTTTCAATAGGTCTATTTGTTTATTTAATATTATCAATTTTTACGAAGTCTATCATAAGGTATTTGATAGTACTTATTTTAACAGGGCTTTCTTACTTTGCAGTTGTTCCCGGTCCAGATGGAAACAGCGTATTTAGTTTAATCAAATACTATCTTGTCATTTCTCAAATTAATTTAGCCCAAAACCGATAA